One segment of Streptomyces sp. NA02950 DNA contains the following:
- a CDS encoding ABC transporter permease: MFTTAADSDTTATAPRTPTGSGPWQLARRELRRRASVKVSLVIVAAFLLMAAGAPLLSALGGWSPDEFDKSAVDPYLGGKPLGPLGGISADHWLGVEPVTGRDLFARVVHGAQVSLLIALTATAIVVVAGTAAGIAAGYFGGRTDAVLSRLMDLTMSFPSLIFMIAMMSVAKDINRIVLMIAVIGLFGWPGVARVVRGQTLSLKHREYVDAARVGGSSSWRILTRDILPGVAGPVIAYTTLIIPGMISTEAALSYLGVGVRPPTPSWGQMIAESVSFYDTDPMYFVIPSACLFLTVLAFTLLGDALRDILDPRGSRI; this comes from the coding sequence ATGTTCACCACCGCAGCTGACTCCGACACCACGGCAACCGCCCCACGGACGCCCACGGGCAGCGGCCCGTGGCAGCTCGCCCGCCGGGAACTGCGCCGCCGGGCCTCCGTGAAGGTCTCCCTGGTCATCGTCGCCGCCTTTCTGCTCATGGCGGCGGGCGCACCGCTGCTGAGTGCGCTCGGCGGCTGGTCGCCCGACGAGTTCGACAAGTCCGCCGTCGATCCCTACCTGGGCGGCAAGCCCCTCGGGCCGCTCGGCGGCATCTCCGCCGACCACTGGCTCGGCGTCGAACCGGTCACCGGGCGGGACCTGTTCGCCCGTGTGGTGCACGGCGCCCAGGTCTCCCTCCTGATCGCCCTGACGGCCACCGCGATCGTTGTCGTCGCCGGAACGGCGGCCGGGATCGCGGCCGGCTACTTCGGTGGCCGTACCGACGCCGTGCTCTCCCGACTGATGGACCTCACCATGTCGTTCCCGTCCCTCATCTTCATGATCGCGATGATGTCCGTGGCCAAGGACATCAACCGGATCGTGCTGATGATCGCGGTCATCGGCCTGTTCGGCTGGCCCGGTGTCGCCCGAGTGGTGCGCGGACAGACTCTCTCGCTCAAACACCGCGAGTACGTCGACGCGGCCCGCGTCGGCGGCTCCAGCTCCTGGCGGATCCTCACCCGCGACATCCTGCCCGGTGTGGCGGGCCCCGTCATCGCGTACACCACCCTGATCATCCCCGGCATGATCTCCACCGAGGCCGCCCTCAGTTATCTGGGCGTCGGTGTCCGTCCGCCCACTCCATCCTGGGGCCAGATGATCGCCGAGAGCGTCTCCTTCTACGACACGGACCCCATGTACTTCGTCATCCCGAGCGCCTGCCTGTTCCTGACCGTGCTCGCGTTCACACTCCTCGGCGACGCCCTGCGGGACATCCTCGACCCGAGGGGAAGCCGCATATGA
- a CDS encoding ABC transporter permease yields MILYTLRRLAGVMGVLIAVAAVTFTIFYVLPSDPAAAACGKACSTERLEAIRAHMGLDRPLWRQFWDFVSGIFTGRTMGTGQYALRCDFPCLGYSYENSEAVWDLLMDRLPVSASLALGAAVLWLVLGLTAGVAAALRKDTLIDRVLMVGAVGAASLPVYFTSMMLIYGLIRVADLLPYPQYVSFGDDPGSWASNLLLPWLALAILYAAMYARQSRSSMIETMAEPYIRTARAKGLPRRTVVVKHGLRSGMTPILTLFGMDLGGLLAGAVITESIFGLPGVGRLFYGALSTGDQPVILGVTLLAAAFIVVANLGVDLLYAVVDPRVRL; encoded by the coding sequence ATGATCCTCTACACGCTGCGGCGGCTGGCCGGCGTCATGGGGGTGCTGATCGCCGTCGCCGCCGTCACCTTCACCATCTTCTACGTCCTTCCCTCCGACCCCGCCGCCGCGGCCTGCGGCAAGGCGTGCAGCACCGAACGCCTGGAGGCGATCCGCGCCCACATGGGTCTCGACCGGCCGCTGTGGCGGCAGTTCTGGGACTTCGTCAGCGGTATCTTCACCGGCCGCACCATGGGCACCGGTCAGTACGCGCTGCGCTGCGACTTCCCCTGCCTGGGCTACTCGTACGAGAACAGTGAGGCCGTCTGGGACCTCCTGATGGACCGGCTCCCCGTCTCCGCCTCGCTCGCCCTGGGCGCCGCCGTGCTGTGGCTGGTTCTCGGCCTGACCGCCGGTGTGGCCGCGGCCCTGCGCAAGGACACCCTCATCGACCGCGTCCTGATGGTCGGCGCCGTCGGCGCCGCCTCGCTGCCGGTCTACTTCACCTCGATGATGCTGATCTACGGCCTCATCCGGGTGGCGGATCTACTCCCCTACCCTCAGTACGTCTCCTTCGGCGACGACCCAGGGAGCTGGGCGTCGAACCTGCTGCTGCCCTGGCTGGCCCTCGCCATCCTCTACGCGGCCATGTACGCGCGTCAGAGCCGCAGTTCGATGATCGAGACGATGGCGGAGCCGTACATCCGCACCGCCCGCGCAAAGGGCCTGCCGCGCCGCACCGTCGTCGTCAAGCACGGTCTGCGCTCCGGTATGACGCCGATCCTCACCCTCTTCGGGATGGACCTGGGCGGTCTGCTCGCCGGTGCGGTGATCACCGAATCCATCTTCGGCCTGCCGGGCGTCGGGCGGCTCTTCTACGGGGCCCTGTCCACCGGCGACCAGCCGGTGATCCTCGGTGTGACCCTGCTCGCCGCCGCCTTCATCGTCGTCGCCAATCTGGGCGTCGACCTGCTGTACGCCGTCGTCGATCCGCGAGTGAGGTTGTGA
- a CDS encoding ABC transporter ATP-binding protein, translated as MAADATSLLAVRDLTVTFATKDGPVRAVDSLGFEVHRGQTLGIVGESGSGKSVTSMAVMGLHTGAEVTGSVTLDGRELVGLAERDLNRLRGRKMAMIFQDPLSSLHPYYTVGEQIAEHHRVHFGSRRAAARQRAVEMLAEVGIPEPKRRAGEYPHQFSGGMRQRVMIAMALACEPELLIADEPTTALDVTVQAQILELIARIQEERSLAVIMITHDLGVVARVAHEVLVMYGGRAAERAPVETVFAAPAHPYTRGLLDSLPRLDDTDDAPLRAIPGSPPSLLAPAPGCAFAPRCPRAASADTDARKRCERVRPRLIASDAHAVACHLPLHPATAPMHHIRKVTP; from the coding sequence ATGGCCGCCGATGCCACGTCCCTGCTGGCCGTAAGGGACTTGACGGTCACCTTCGCGACCAAGGACGGACCCGTACGTGCCGTCGACTCCCTCGGCTTCGAAGTCCACCGCGGACAGACCCTCGGCATCGTGGGTGAGTCCGGCTCCGGCAAGTCCGTCACCTCGATGGCGGTGATGGGCCTGCACACCGGCGCCGAGGTCACCGGCTCCGTCACGCTGGACGGCCGCGAGCTGGTCGGACTCGCGGAGCGCGACCTGAACCGGCTGCGCGGCAGGAAGATGGCAATGATCTTCCAGGACCCGCTCTCCAGCCTGCACCCCTACTACACGGTCGGCGAGCAGATAGCGGAGCACCACCGGGTCCACTTCGGCTCCCGCCGCGCCGCCGCCCGGCAGCGCGCCGTGGAGATGCTCGCCGAGGTCGGCATTCCGGAACCGAAACGCCGGGCGGGCGAGTACCCGCACCAGTTCTCCGGAGGTATGCGCCAGCGGGTGATGATCGCCATGGCGCTGGCCTGCGAGCCGGAACTGCTGATCGCGGATGAGCCGACCACCGCTCTCGACGTCACCGTGCAGGCCCAGATACTGGAGCTCATCGCCCGGATCCAGGAGGAGCGCTCCCTCGCCGTCATCATGATCACCCATGACCTCGGAGTGGTCGCCCGCGTCGCGCACGAGGTCCTGGTGATGTACGGCGGCCGCGCGGCCGAACGGGCCCCGGTGGAGACCGTGTTCGCCGCCCCGGCCCACCCTTACACACGGGGCCTCCTCGACTCCCTGCCCCGCCTCGACGACACCGACGACGCCCCGCTGCGGGCGATCCCCGGCAGCCCGCCGTCGCTGCTCGCCCCCGCACCGGGGTGCGCGTTCGCGCCGCGCTGCCCGCGGGCCGCCTCGGCCGACACCGACGCGAGGAAGCGCTGCGAGCGGGTCAGGCCCCGCCTGATCGCCTCCGACGCGCACGCGGTGGCCTGCCATCTGCCCCTGCATCCGGCCACCGCCCCCATGCACCACATCCGGAAGGTCACCCCATGA